From Arctopsyche grandis isolate Sample6627 chromosome 12, ASM5162203v2, whole genome shotgun sequence, one genomic window encodes:
- the LOC143919888 gene encoding uncharacterized protein LOC143919888, which yields MKVFVVLCLLAVAYGKPTSMLRPNFGEPEANIHEITRPSAIPPPPQVIELPAELAPFVQIIVNIVKRQEIPVGTFPLFPEGELPPVGTFPLFPEEPEIAPLPFPFPQPEPLPVDPVEPEIRPLPFPFPQPEPLPVDPVEPELRPLPFPFPQEDLTKPAPAPVNPEFLRPSVNDQVEDIPLNNFNDNAERPAESIIRRY from the coding sequence atgaaagtcTTTGTGGTATTGTGCCTTTTGGCCGTCGCTTATGGCAAACCGACGTCGATGTTGAGACCCAACTTCGGCGAACCAGAAGCCAACATCCATGAAATTACTAGACCATCTGCCATCCCCCCACCACCTCAAGTGATCGAATTGCCCGCTGAATTAGCTCCCTTCGTTCAAATCATTGTCAACATCGTCAAGAGGCAAGAAATTCCAGTTGGAACTTTCCCACTCTTCCCAGAAGGAGAACTGCCACCAGTAGGAACTTTCCCACTTTTCCCAGAAGAGCCAGAAATCGCACCACTTCCATTCCCCTTCCCACAGCCTGAGCCTCTTCCAGTCGACCCAGTCGAACCAGAAATCAGACCACTTCCATTCCCCTTCCCACAACCTGAGCCTCTTCCAGTCGACCCAGTCGAACCAGAACTCAGACCACTTCCATTCCCTTTCCCACAAGAAGATTTGACTAAACCAGCCCCAGCCCCAGTCAACCCTGAATTTCTTCGACCATCCGTCAACGATCAAGTTGAAGATATCCCATTGAACAACTTCAACGACAATGCTGAAAGGCCGGCTGAAAGCATCATCCGaagatattaa